One genomic segment of Desmodus rotundus isolate HL8 chromosome 5, HLdesRot8A.1, whole genome shotgun sequence includes these proteins:
- the ZC3H6 gene encoding zinc finger CCCH domain-containing protein 6 isoform X3 encodes MTSRKSQHNKKFKSKEYGEYSTYSDDNFGNYSDDNFGNYSQEMEEDFASQLKQYRQAKEPSNIALGSSFSKEPGKKQRMKGIQQGIEQRVKTFHVGRGRGLPKKIKRKDRGGRASKGPNMFSGMDDFQEYNKPGKKWKVMTQEFINQHTVEHKGKQICKYFLEGRCIKGDQCKFDHDAELEKKKEICKFYLQGYCTKGENCIYMHNEFPCKFYHSGAKCYQGDKCKFSHDDLTKETKKLLDKVLNTEEEPTNEDERELEELRKHGITPLPKPPPGVGLLPTPPEHFPFSDPEDDFQTDLSDDFKKIPSLFEIVVKPTVDLAHKIGKKPPAFYSSASPPGPQFQESSPHPQHVYSSGSSPGPGPNMSQGHNSPVMHPGSPGHHPCAGPPGLPVPQSPPLPPGPHGVVGSHSQGGVLVQPDAPLSAPGMSGAYHCPGFTEHMIKVPRENHCAPGSSHLHGSGEMQLNTSYEPLQNPAEFYDNYYSHHAVPSFQPPNHSSDGLWHGEFAPHQPPIVQDSSHHGSGCDGSSNMTGHDPLPAPGLLPAVQRALFVRLTQKYQEGEEPSSTQPQRAPSKEEDDTVNWYSSSEEDEGSSVKAILKTLQKQTETLRSQQQSSLEPGAPTDPRLAKEKSKENQVVDPRLRTIPRQDIRKSSESTAQGLRLVWDPRKLRGNGSGHVGSSAGAVKCDLQHAHAGANVKHKRGDDEEEDTERELREKASLIPLDSPPGAVLQDPRSQLRQFSHIKMDITLIKPSFAKHIVWAPEDLLPVPLPKPDPVSSISLPLPPLIADQRLSRLWNAKSDLHQSTVPIDSKLAAKAKINTTNREGYLEQFGDLHSSASKLGDPRLQKKCDPRLHRLHNAASQQAVTKESHTSKGAPHLAKSSPGVSQPSVAVTSNSGPGTLPPYAPKLSSSASVTLGTPSSVLSGISLYDPREHGGSSTPERATENAENQKKGGGLKSSDKNEPSPGEEILPQKTTPDVEVTVDGPADPQANVLRSSCAVQVPAVHSLPIQALTGLIRPQYSDPRHSRQMGQLSPTPDDDPSGETDDKSLKEVFKTFDPTASPFC; translated from the exons gtATTGAACAGAGGGTTAAAACTTTTCACGTTGGTCGTGGACGAGGTTTGCCGAAGAAAATCAAGCGCAAAGACCGTGGGGGAAGAGCCAGTAAAGGGCCCAATATGTTTTCAGGAATGGATGACTTTCAAGAG tATAATAAACCAGGGAAAAAATGGAAGGTAATGACTCAGGAATTTATTAATCAGCACACAGTggaacacaaaggaaaacaaatctgTAAATACTTTCTGGAAGGGAGATGTATTAAG gGAGATCAATGTAAATTTGATCATGATGCAGAgttggagaagaagaaagagatctGCAAATTTTATTTACAAGGATATTGTACTAAAGGGGAGAACTGCATTTACATGCATA atgaatTTCCATGCAAGTTCTATCATAGTGGAGCAAAATGTTACCAAGGAGACAAGTGTAAATTTTCACATGATGATTTGactaaagaaacaaagaaactttTGGACAAA GTGTTGAACACTGAAGAGGAACCCACAAATGAGGATGAAAGAGAGTTAGAAGAACTTAGGAAGCATGGCATAACCCCTCTTCCCAAACCCCCTCCAGGAGTGGGGCTGCTGCCAACTCCGCCAGAGCACTTTCCCTTTTCTGATCCTGAAGATGATTTCCAGACAGATCTCTCTGATGACTTCAAGAAAATTCCATCTCTTTTTGAAATAGTTGTAAAACCTACTGTGGATTTAGCACATAAGATTGGGAAGAA GCCACCAGCATTTTATAGCAGTGCCTCACCACCAGGACCACAATTTCAGGAAAGCAGCCCACATCCTCAGCATGTTTATAGTTCTGGGTCAAGTCCAGGTCCTGGACCTAATATGTCTCAGGGACACAATAGTCCTGTGATGCACCCAGGCTCCCCTGGACATCATCCATGTGCAGGACCTCCTGGTCTACCAGTGCCACAGAGCCCACCTTTGCCACCTGGTCCACATGGAGTGGTAGGTTCCCACAGCCAAGGTGGAGTACTTGTTCAACCAGATGCACCTTTGTCAGCACCAGGCATGAGTGGTGCTTACCATTGCCCAGGCTTTACAGAACACATGATAAAAGTACCCAGAGAAAATCACTGTGCTCCAGGCTCATCACACCTGCATGGTTCTGGTGAAATGCAGCTCAACACCAGTTATGAGCCCCTACAAAACCCAGCTGAGTTTTATGATAATTACTATTCACATCATGCTGTACCTAGTTTTCAGCCACCCAATCACTCTAGCG ATGGGTTGTGGCACGGTGAGTTTGCTCCGCATCAGCCTCCCATTGTTCAAGACTCATCTCACCATGGGAGTGGGTGTGATGGCAGCAGTAACATGACAGGCCATGACCCCCTGCCTGCACCAGGTCTCCTCCCTGCAGTGCAGAGAGCTCTTTTTGTTAGACTTACTCAGAAATACCAAGAAGGTGAAGAGCCAAGCAGCACCCAACCTCAAAGGGCACCTAGCAAGGAAGAAG ATGATACCGTTAACTGGTATTCCAGCAGTGAAGAGGACGAAGGGAGCAGTGTCAAGGCAATACTGAAAACattacagaaacaaacagaaactctAAGGAGTCAGCAACAATCTTCCTTGGAACCTGGCGCTCCTACTGATCCAAGACTTGCTAAAGAGAAGAGTAAAGAAAACCAGGTTGTTGACCCTCGACTTAGGACCATCCCAAGGCAAGACATTAGAAAATCTTCTGAGTCTACCGCACAGGGTCTCAGACTTGTGTGGGATCCCAGGAAACTAAGAGGGAATGGAAGTGGGCACGTAGGCTCCTCGGCTGGAGCAGTAAAGTGTGATTTACAACATGCCCATGCTGGCGCTAATGTCAAACACAAGAGAGGAGATGATGAGGAAGAGGACACAGAAAGAGAACTGAGGGAAAAGGCTTCCTTGATACCTCTGGACTCTCCCCCTGGTGCAGTGCTCCAGGATCCAAGGTCTCAGCTGAGACAGTTCAGTCACATTAAAATGGATATTACACTCATCAAGCCCAGCTTCGCAAAACACATTGTGTGGGCTCCAGAAGACTTACTTCCAGTCCCTTTACCAAAACCTGACCCCGTATCTTCAATTAGTTTACCTCTGCCCCCCCTTATAGCTGACCAGAGGCTCAGTAGATTATGGAATGCAAAAAGTGATCTCCATCAAAGCACAGTGCCCATCGATTCAAAATTAGCAGCCAAAGCCAAAATTAACACAACAAACAGAGAAGGCTACCTGGAACAATTTGGGGACTTGCACAGTTCAGCAAGCAAATTAGGAGACCCCAGGCTGCAAAAAAAATGTGATCCTAGACTTCACAGACTGCACAATGCAGCGTCTCAGCAAGCAGTTACAAAGGAGTCACATACATCAAAGGGTGCCCCTCACTTAGCCAAGTCAAGCCCTGGTGTATCACAGCCCTCGGTGGCAGTAACTAGCAACTCTGGACCTGGGACTTTGCCTCCATATGCCCCTAAACTCTCATCTTCAGCCAGCGTTACACTGGGGACTCCAAGTTCAGTTCTCAGTGGTATTAGTTTGTATGACCCTCGGGAGCATGGTGGTTCATCCACACCAGAGCGAGCaacagaaaatgcagagaaccAGAAAAAAGGTGGTGGTTTAAAAAGCAGTGACAAAAATGAGCCTTCTCCTGGAGAAGAAATCTTGCCACAGAAAACCACCCCAGATGTGGAAGTCACTGTTGATGGGCCAGCTGACCCACAGGCAAATGTTCTCAGGAGCTCCTGTGCAGTTCAGGTCCCCGCAGTGCACAGTCTTCCCATTCAGGCATTAACAGGCTTAATTAGACCCCAGTACAGCGATCCAAGGCATTCAAGGCAGATGGGACAGCTGAGCCCCACCCCAGATGATGACCCTAGTGGAGAAACAGATGACAAGTCTCTGAAAgaggtttttaaaacttttgatccAACTGCTTCACCGTTTTGCTAG